One genomic segment of Capricornis sumatraensis isolate serow.1 chromosome X, serow.2, whole genome shotgun sequence includes these proteins:
- the TMSB4X gene encoding thymosin beta-4, translating to MSDKPDMAEIEKFDKSKLKKTETQEKNPLPSKETIEQEKQAGES from the exons ATGTCTGACAAACCCGATATGGCTGAGATTGAGAAGTTCGATAAGTCGAAATTGAAGAAAACGGAAACGCAAGAGAAAAATCCACTGCCTTCGAAAGAAA CGATTGAACAGGAGAAGCAAG